In the Microcebus murinus isolate Inina chromosome 14, M.murinus_Inina_mat1.0, whole genome shotgun sequence genome, one interval contains:
- the CTBP2 gene encoding C-terminal-binding protein 2 isoform X1 produces the protein MALVDKHKVKRQRLDRICEGIRPQIMNGPLHPRPLVALLDGRDCTVEMPILKDLATVAFCDAQSTQEIHEKVLNEAVGAMMYHTITLTREDLEKFKALRVIVRIGSGYDNVDIKAAGELGIAVCNIPSAAVEETADSTICHILNLYRRNTWLYQALREGTRVQSVEQIREVASGAARIRGETLGLIGFGRTGQAVAVRAKAFGFSVIFYDPYLQDGIERSLGVQRVYTLQDLLYQSDCVSLHCNLNEHNHHLINDFTIKQMRQGAFLVNAARGGLVDEKALAQALKEGRIRGAALDVHESEPFSFAQGPLKDAPNLICTPHTAWYSEQASLEMREAAATEIRRAITGRIPESLRNCVNKEFFVTSAPWSVIDQQAIHPELNGAAYRYPPGIVGVAPGGLPAAMEGIIPGGIPVTHNLPTVAHPSQAPSPNQPTKHGDNREHPNEQ, from the exons GTATCCGCCCCCAGATCATGAACGGCCCCCTGCACCCCCGCCCCCTGGTGGCACTGCTGGACGGCCGCGACTGCACCGTGGAGATGCCGATCCTGAAGGACCTGGCCACCGTGGCCTTCTGCGACGCCCAGTCCACTCAGGAGATCCACGAGAAG GTGTTAAACGAGGCCGTGGGCGCCATGATGTACCACACCATCACCCTCACCAGGGAGGACCTGGAGAAGTTCAAGGCCCTGAGGGTGATCGTGCGGATAGGCAGCGGCTACGACAACGTGGACATCAAGGCTGCGGGCGAGCTCG GGATCGCCGTGTGCAACATCCCGTCCGCCGCCGTGGAGGAGACGGCCGACTCCACCATCTGCCACATCCTCAACCTGTACCGGCGGAACACGTGGCTGTACCAGGCGCTGCGGGAGGGCACGCGGGTACAGAGCGTGGAGCAGATCCGCGAGGTGGCCTCGGGAGCAGCCCGCATCCGCGGGGAGACGCTGGGCCTCATCGGCTTCG GTCGCACGGGGCAGGCGGTTGCTGTTCGAGCCAAGGCCTTTGGATTCAGCGTCATATTTTATGACCCCTACTTGCAGGATGGGATAGAGCGGTCCCTGGGCGTGCAGAGGGTCTACACCCTGCAGGACTTGCTGTATCAGAGTGACTGCGTCTCCCTGCACTGCAATCTCAATGAACATAACCACCACCTCATCAATGACTTTACTATAAAGCAG ATGAGGCAAGGAGCGTTCCTCGTGAACGCGGCCCGCGGAGGCCTGGTGGACGAGAAAGCCTTAGCCCAGGCCCTCAAGGAGGGCAGGATACGAGGGGCGGCCCTCGACGTGCACGAATCGGAGCCCTTCAG CTTTGCTCAGGGTCCCCTGAAAGATGCACCAAACCTCATCTGCACTCCGCACACGGCCTGGTACAGCGAGCAGGCGTCACTAGAGATGAGGGAGGCCGCTGCCACGGAGATCCGCCGGGCAATCACAG GTCGCATCCCAGAAAGCTTAAGAAACTGTGTGAACAAGGAGTTCTTTGTCACGTCAGCCCCTTGGTCAGTAATAGACCAGCAGGCGATCCATCCCGAGCTCAATGGTGCCGCGTACAG ATACCCACCAGGCATCGTGGGCGTGGCTCCAGGAGGACTTCCTGCAGCCATGGAAGGGATCATCCCTGGAGGCATCCCAGTGACTCACAACCTCCCTACAGTGGCACACCCTTCCCAAGCGCCCTCTCCCAACCAGCCCACAAAACACGGGGACAATCGAGAGCACCCCAATGAGCAATAG